The nucleotide sequence CGGGCCCCGATCCTGGTGCTGGTCGGCCCGCCCGGAGTGGGCAAGACCTCGCTGGGCAAGAGCATCGCTCGCAGCCTCAACCGCAAGTTCGTGCGCATGGCGCTGGGTGGCGTGCGCGACGAGGCCGAGATTCGCGGCCACCGCCGGACCTACATCGGCTCGATGCCGGGCCGCATCATCCAGGCGATGAAGACGGCTGGTGTGGTCAACCCCATCATCCTGCTCGACGAGATCGACAAGATGAGCAGCGACTGGCGCGGCGACCCCTCGAGCGCGATGCTGGAAGTGCTCGACCCCGAGCAGAACCACACCTTCCAAGACCACTACCTGGAAGTGCCCTACGACCTCTCGCAGGTGATGTTTATCACCACGGCGAACACGCTCCAGACGATCCCGCGCCCGCTGCTGGACCGCATGGAAGTCATCAACATCCCCGGCTACACCCAGCCTGAGAAGGTGGAGATCGCGCGGCGCTACCGGGTGCCCCGGCAGCTCAAGTCGCACGGCCTCACCGGCAAGCTCACGATCACCGACGCGGCGCTCAACCGTATCGTGGAGGAGTACACCGCCGAAAGCGGCGTGCGCAACCTCGACCGGCAGATCAGCAAGCTCGCCCGCAAGGCGGCGCGCGAACTGCTGGAGCAGCCTTGGGAGGGGGTCAAGGTGATCGATGCGGCGGATATTCCGGCCTATCTGGGCGTGCCGCTGCACCGCCCCGACCGCATGGAGAAGGAACCGCAGGTCGGCGTTGCGCAGGGCCTGGCCTGGACCAGCGTGGGCGGCACGATGCTGCTCGTCGAGGCGCTCGCGACGCCCGGTACCGGCAAGATCAGCATGACCGGCTCGCTCGGCGACGTGATGAAGGAGTCGGTGCAGGCCGCCGTTGCCTACCTGCGTGCCCATGCCCACCAGTACGGCGCGGATCCCGAGTTCCACAAGAAGCTCGACCTGCACGTGCACTTCCCCGATGGCGCGACGCCCAAGGACGGCCCCAGCGCGGGCATCACGATCGCAACCGCGGTGATCAGCGCCGTCACGGGCCGCCCGGTCCGGCTGGATGTGGCGATGACCGGCGAGATCAGTCTCCGGGGCCGCGTGCTTCCCATCGGCGGCGTGAAGGAGAAGCTGCTCGCGGCGCACCAGGGTGGCATCCGCGAGGTCATCATCCCCAAGGACAACGAGCCCAACCTTCAGGAAGTGCCCGAGAGCATCCGCGGTGAACTTCGCATCCACGCTGTCGAGCGCGTGGGCGAGGTGCTTGACCTGGTGCTGCTGCCCGCACCCGAGGAGCAGCCCGCGGTGATTCCCCCGGCCCAGGGACGGGACGTGGCGCAGCCGGGAGCGTAAGGAAGCTTTCAGCAGTAGCCACCATCAGGAACGCCTTCGGAAGATCGGAGGCGTTCCTGATGGCTATGGGAGAGCATGCGACTTCAGGTCGGCGCTGGCCCCCTCCGCCGTGCGGTAGGGCAGATACTTCGGCGTCCAGAAGCGGCTCTCGATAAAGGCAGCGAGGGCGTCGTCGTTGAGGTCCTGTACCTTTTCCTCGCGGGCCACACCCTCCAAGAG is from Deinococcus sp. YIM 77859 and encodes:
- the lon gene encoding endopeptidase La — encoded protein: MIWELPVVALRNMVLLPGITMNIDVGRPKSKRAVDEAQASDRRVLLLTQRDPRTDDPTRAELYDMGVLAVVKQVVRMPDNTYQVLVEAQERARVLDEVPSAYLRVRAETQPVRVPTGELESREVQVLAQEVKAAFEEYQRQNKNLRLDNYQLEGLKNLSDPGQLADQVTHHATWTPEEKQEVLGALGVRDRLETVLKLLTRDIERFNMDKKIAGRVKEQMDANQREYYLREQMKAISKELGGGEEGPAEIEALREKIEAAGMPESVKDKALKELQRLERTPGGSPEGTVVRNYIEWLIDVPWNKRDQEILDIGRTREILDADHYALGDVKDRILEFLAVRQLTHRPEQEGEAKDRSAEDSTDHELRAPILVLVGPPGVGKTSLGKSIARSLNRKFVRMALGGVRDEAEIRGHRRTYIGSMPGRIIQAMKTAGVVNPIILLDEIDKMSSDWRGDPSSAMLEVLDPEQNHTFQDHYLEVPYDLSQVMFITTANTLQTIPRPLLDRMEVINIPGYTQPEKVEIARRYRVPRQLKSHGLTGKLTITDAALNRIVEEYTAESGVRNLDRQISKLARKAARELLEQPWEGVKVIDAADIPAYLGVPLHRPDRMEKEPQVGVAQGLAWTSVGGTMLLVEALATPGTGKISMTGSLGDVMKESVQAAVAYLRAHAHQYGADPEFHKKLDLHVHFPDGATPKDGPSAGITIATAVISAVTGRPVRLDVAMTGEISLRGRVLPIGGVKEKLLAAHQGGIREVIIPKDNEPNLQEVPESIRGELRIHAVERVGEVLDLVLLPAPEEQPAVIPPAQGRDVAQPGA